A single window of Candidatus Deferrimicrobium borealis DNA harbors:
- a CDS encoding response regulator — protein sequence MGNAIRFPGGSPKGSGFLSRDVLISAVPRIARICALGLAFDELLDEVCREILALSGADGGCLFLSTRDAHSETFLPAAESGTLPDVSGAYRPGPALERLLDRMRTEGRVRADDLSLLPASDPLKRLLDPFPVRSALLVPLRFGTRLLGFVALHVTDAPKPWGGEVLSAMDMVAAILSAALERRRAEDRLRASEARYRFLTEHSPDLITLHDATGRILYASPATLPMLGVRPELMNGSPIEGFLHPDDAGNVVAEIRRTACGEKPEPSLPYRMRSADGRFVDVESSSTPFPEGPEGDRRVLRVTRDISGRRKMEARLVESQTLSTIGMLAGGVAHEFNNVLAAIQGSVELLSMHVGGNPQVRPYIDVIRRMADRAAELTRQLLAYSRQGKYAPTSIPLARVLSETLPAIRATLPPGVELSATCDDALPFVHVDIAQMKQVVMGLCLNAAEAMTGGGRLSVRTYSEAGDGRVVLEVSDTGPGIDAEAMPRIFEPFFTTKGVGRGMGLAAIRGIVDSHGGEIRVVSREGKGTTCTVLLPVSDIPAAAEPLSAESPSAGAGRVLLADDEEDVRGVVRAMLDTLGYEVIEARDGLEAVEIFRRRAAEIDLVILDLVMPRLTGEAALGQIRRISPAVPAILVSGYDESGRIREIVAAGFGGFLQKPFRRQDLGKKVRELLGVSDVSSRE from the coding sequence ATGGGTAATGCGATCCGGTTTCCCGGAGGTTCCCCGAAAGGCTCCGGGTTCCTTTCGCGGGACGTCCTGATATCGGCCGTGCCGCGGATCGCGCGGATCTGCGCCCTGGGACTGGCCTTCGACGAACTTCTGGACGAGGTGTGCCGGGAGATCCTCGCCTTGAGCGGCGCCGACGGCGGTTGCCTCTTCCTGAGCACCCGGGACGCGCATTCCGAGACGTTTTTACCGGCAGCGGAGTCGGGGACGCTACCCGACGTCAGCGGGGCGTATCGTCCCGGACCCGCCCTCGAGCGTCTGCTCGACCGGATGCGGACAGAGGGGAGGGTCCGGGCGGACGATCTCTCCCTCCTGCCGGCGTCGGATCCGTTGAAGCGGCTCCTCGATCCGTTTCCCGTCCGTTCGGCGCTGCTCGTCCCCCTCCGGTTCGGAACCCGCCTGCTTGGATTCGTTGCCCTGCACGTCACCGACGCGCCGAAGCCGTGGGGGGGCGAGGTGCTGTCCGCGATGGACATGGTCGCGGCGATCCTCTCCGCGGCGCTGGAGCGCCGACGGGCCGAGGATCGCCTCCGCGCGTCCGAAGCGCGGTACCGGTTCCTCACGGAGCACTCCCCCGACCTCATCACCCTTCACGACGCGACGGGGCGCATCCTCTACGCGAGCCCGGCGACCCTCCCGATGCTGGGGGTCCGCCCGGAGCTGATGAACGGCTCGCCCATCGAGGGGTTCCTCCATCCCGACGACGCCGGGAACGTCGTCGCGGAGATCCGGCGCACGGCCTGTGGAGAGAAGCCGGAACCGTCCCTCCCGTACCGGATGCGGAGCGCCGACGGGCGGTTCGTGGACGTGGAATCGTCATCGACCCCGTTCCCGGAAGGTCCGGAAGGGGACCGGCGCGTCCTCCGCGTGACCCGCGACATCTCAGGGCGAAGAAAGATGGAGGCCCGTCTCGTCGAGAGCCAGACGCTCTCCACGATCGGGATGCTCGCCGGCGGGGTCGCACACGAGTTCAACAACGTTCTCGCCGCGATCCAGGGATCCGTCGAGCTTCTATCGATGCACGTGGGGGGGAACCCCCAGGTCCGCCCGTACATCGACGTGATCCGGCGAATGGCGGACCGCGCCGCGGAGTTGACCCGGCAGCTCCTGGCGTACTCGCGCCAGGGGAAGTACGCGCCCACGTCGATCCCGCTGGCGCGCGTGCTGTCGGAGACCCTCCCGGCGATACGGGCGACCCTCCCCCCCGGGGTCGAGCTCTCGGCCACATGTGACGACGCGCTTCCGTTCGTCCATGTGGACATCGCGCAGATGAAGCAGGTCGTGATGGGGCTCTGCCTGAACGCCGCCGAGGCGATGACGGGCGGCGGCCGTCTCTCGGTCCGCACGTATTCCGAGGCCGGGGACGGTCGCGTCGTCCTCGAGGTGTCGGACACGGGGCCCGGAATCGACGCCGAGGCGATGCCCCGCATCTTCGAGCCGTTCTTCACCACGAAGGGCGTCGGCCGCGGGATGGGGCTGGCGGCGATCCGGGGCATCGTCGACAGCCACGGCGGCGAGATCCGGGTCGTCTCCCGGGAGGGGAAGGGGACGACGTGCACCGTCCTCCTGCCGGTGAGCGACATCCCCGCGGCGGCGGAGCCGCTCTCCGCGGAGAGTCCGTCGGCGGGCGCCGGCCGGGTATTGCTGGCCGACGACGAGGAGGACGTTCGAGGTGTGGTCCGCGCGATGCTCGATACCCTGGGGTACGAGGTGATCGAGGCCAGGGACGGACTCGAGGCGGTGGAGATCTTCCGGCGCCGCGCCGCGGAGATCGACCTCGTGATCCTCGATCTCGTGATGCCCCGCCTGACGGGGGAGGCGGCCCTGGGGCAGATACGCCGGATTTCCCCGGCGGTGCCCGCGATCCTGGTCAGCGGGTACGACGAGAGCGGACGAATCCGCGAGATCGTCGCCGCGGGGTTCGGCGGTTTCCTCCAGAAACCGTTCCGGCGGCAGGATCTCGGGAAGAAGGTGCGCGAGCTCCTCGGCGTTTCGGACGTCTCCTCGAGGGAGTGA
- a CDS encoding TRAP transporter large permease subunit, whose product MAPPPELPLVPPDDPSAGVPRLREASGGAGDRPPATIASRVENAVSIGLLAGMAILPILEIVGRRALRTGIPGSGALVQHATLWVGLLGGAIAARDDRLLSIGHLADRFREPYRGVLSAFVAAVSASVSLLLAGSGLQLVRAEWADRHYVVPFLPLWVAEGVIPAGFALIAWRLVRRAPGGVWTRAAVAAVAVAGVAFVSSGLLLESVPFAASITALLLAVVLGAPLFVALGGLAVLFFRHADVPLASISAEIYRIVTSPTLPTIPLFGFAGYVLTVGNISRRLVRFFRAIVGWMPGGIAVVTVLACTFFTSFTGASGVTIVALGGILLPALLVERYPERFSLGLLTSSGSLGLLFPPCLPVILYGVVAGIAVDKMFLGGFLPGVLLSLIMAGWAVRGGVRAGARRTPFSLGELGAAAWEAKWDLLLPVIVLVGIFGGVATAVEAAAMTVLYAIGTEVFVHRDAGFRRLLSEAGTETSRLVGGFLLLLAAATGLTGYMVDAGVPQSIFEWVRSTIDSRFTFLLVLNVFLLLVGAFMHIFSAIVIVVPIIAPLAAAFGVHPVHLGIIFLANLELGFLLPPVGMNLFMSAYRFEKPFAEVCRAVLPFLLLLLAGVLVITYIPWLSTALLK is encoded by the coding sequence TTGGCGCCGCCACCCGAACTTCCGCTCGTGCCCCCCGATGATCCTTCTGCGGGGGTACCCCGCCTGCGCGAAGCTAGTGGTGGGGCGGGGGACCGCCCCCCGGCGACGATCGCGTCCCGCGTCGAGAACGCCGTCTCGATCGGCCTCCTCGCCGGCATGGCGATCCTTCCGATTCTCGAGATCGTCGGGCGCCGCGCCTTGCGAACGGGGATCCCCGGTTCGGGCGCCCTCGTCCAGCACGCGACCCTGTGGGTCGGCCTGCTCGGCGGCGCGATCGCCGCGCGGGACGACCGGCTCCTTTCGATCGGGCATCTCGCGGACCGGTTCCGGGAGCCGTACCGGGGGGTCCTGTCCGCCTTCGTCGCGGCGGTCTCCGCTTCCGTCTCCCTCCTGCTCGCCGGATCGGGTCTCCAGCTGGTCCGGGCGGAGTGGGCCGACCGCCATTATGTGGTTCCGTTCCTCCCCCTTTGGGTCGCGGAAGGCGTGATCCCGGCGGGCTTCGCCCTCATCGCGTGGCGGCTCGTGCGGCGTGCCCCCGGGGGAGTGTGGACGCGGGCGGCCGTCGCGGCCGTCGCGGTCGCCGGGGTTGCGTTCGTCTCCTCGGGGCTCCTCCTCGAGAGCGTCCCGTTCGCGGCGTCGATTACGGCCCTCCTCCTGGCGGTGGTTCTCGGCGCACCGCTCTTCGTCGCCCTCGGGGGGCTCGCGGTCCTCTTTTTCCGCCACGCCGACGTTCCGCTTGCCTCCATCTCCGCGGAGATCTACCGCATCGTGACGTCCCCCACCCTCCCCACCATCCCGCTGTTCGGCTTCGCGGGGTACGTTCTCACGGTCGGAAACATCTCCCGGCGGCTGGTGCGCTTTTTCCGCGCGATCGTCGGCTGGATGCCCGGCGGGATCGCCGTGGTCACGGTGCTGGCGTGCACCTTCTTCACGTCCTTCACCGGCGCCTCCGGGGTCACGATCGTGGCGCTGGGCGGGATCCTGCTGCCCGCGCTCCTCGTGGAGCGGTATCCGGAGAGATTCTCCCTCGGCCTTCTCACCTCGTCCGGGTCTCTCGGTCTCCTGTTCCCCCCCTGCCTGCCGGTGATCCTGTACGGGGTCGTGGCGGGAATCGCGGTGGACAAGATGTTCCTCGGCGGGTTTCTCCCGGGGGTCCTCCTTTCGCTGATCATGGCGGGCTGGGCCGTCCGGGGAGGGGTGCGCGCGGGGGCGCGGCGGACGCCGTTCTCCCTGGGGGAACTGGGCGCGGCGGCGTGGGAGGCGAAGTGGGACCTTCTTCTCCCCGTGATCGTGCTGGTGGGCATCTTCGGGGGGGTAGCGACCGCCGTCGAGGCGGCGGCGATGACGGTCCTCTACGCCATCGGCACCGAGGTGTTCGTGCACCGTGACGCGGGATTCCGGCGGCTCCTGTCCGAAGCGGGGACCGAAACCTCCCGGCTCGTCGGGGGGTTCCTCCTCCTCCTCGCGGCGGCGACGGGCCTTACGGGGTACATGGTCGACGCCGGGGTTCCCCAGTCCATTTTCGAATGGGTCCGATCGACGATCGACTCCCGGTTCACCTTCCTCCTCGTCCTGAACGTCTTCCTGCTCCTCGTCGGGGCCTTCATGCACATCTTCTCGGCGATCGTGATCGTGGTTCCGATCATCGCTCCGCTCGCCGCGGCGTTCGGCGTGCACCCCGTCCACCTGGGGATCATCTTCCTCGCGAACCTCGAACTCGGGTTCCTGCTGCCCCCCGTGGGGATGAACCTCTTCATGTCGGCGTACCGGTTCGAAAAGCCGTTCGCCGAGGTGTGCCGCGCGGTCCTCCCCTTCCTGCTCCTCCTGCTGGCGGGCGTCCTTGTCATCACGTACATCCCCTGGCTCTCGACCGCCCTGCTAAAGTAG
- the dctP gene encoding TRAP transporter substrate-binding protein DctP, protein MAVLLLAGISLLAPVGAMSAPTVVKMATLAPEGSSWFRVLQEMGEEWRKASDGAVTLRIYPGGVAGDEDAVIRKMRIGQIQAAAITGIGLAYLEPSFYALHIPMMYESDEEFDSVRDRYAPVLERKMEEKGFVVLNWGDAGWVHFFSKTPVVTPAEAKALKLFSWAGDTNLVQLYKETGFHPVPLSTNDLLPGLQTGMVDAYSSTPLVSLAFQWFALAPNMADLRYAPLTGATVIEKQAWEKIPPGLRPKLLEASRRAGLRLRAEIRRLNQEALGVMVKNGLKIHKVPPEVQAQWRKMVEDIHSRIRGNIMPAEAFDTVKLYRDEYRAAHRGGKSAGR, encoded by the coding sequence GTGGCCGTTCTGCTGCTGGCGGGAATCTCCCTGCTGGCGCCCGTTGGCGCGATGTCGGCGCCGACGGTCGTCAAGATGGCGACGCTGGCTCCGGAGGGATCGTCGTGGTTCCGCGTTCTCCAGGAGATGGGCGAGGAGTGGAGGAAGGCGTCCGACGGGGCGGTTACGCTGCGCATCTACCCGGGGGGCGTCGCGGGGGACGAGGACGCGGTGATCCGGAAGATGCGGATCGGCCAGATCCAGGCGGCCGCCATCACCGGCATCGGGCTGGCATACCTCGAGCCCTCCTTCTACGCGCTGCACATCCCCATGATGTACGAATCCGACGAGGAGTTCGATTCCGTCCGGGACCGGTACGCGCCGGTCCTCGAGCGGAAGATGGAGGAGAAGGGCTTCGTCGTCCTGAACTGGGGCGACGCGGGGTGGGTCCACTTCTTTTCGAAGACGCCCGTGGTCACGCCCGCGGAGGCCAAGGCGCTCAAGCTCTTCTCGTGGGCGGGGGACACGAACCTGGTGCAGCTGTACAAGGAGACGGGGTTTCACCCCGTTCCCCTTTCCACGAACGACCTCCTCCCCGGCCTGCAGACGGGGATGGTCGACGCGTACAGCAGCACCCCGCTGGTGTCCCTGGCCTTCCAGTGGTTCGCCCTGGCGCCCAACATGGCGGACCTTCGGTACGCGCCGCTGACCGGGGCCACGGTGATCGAGAAGCAGGCGTGGGAGAAGATCCCGCCGGGTCTGCGCCCGAAGCTTCTCGAGGCGTCCCGCCGGGCGGGGCTGCGGCTTCGCGCCGAGATCCGTCGCCTCAACCAGGAGGCCCTCGGGGTGATGGTGAAGAACGGCCTCAAGATCCACAAGGTGCCGCCGGAGGTCCAGGCGCAGTGGCGGAAGATGGTGGAAGATATTCATTCGCGGATTCGCGGGAATATCATGCCGGCGGAGGCGTTCGACACGGTGAAGTTGTACCGCGACGAGTACCGCGCCGCCCATCGCGGTGGGAAAAGCGCGGGCAGGTAG
- the glk gene encoding glucokinase, whose translation MILAGDVGGTKTNLALYRREAGGLLRHRTATYRSREHAGLEPILRDFLSGGDTVERACIGVAGPVESGRCRLTNLDWEVDEASLRRTLGVREAYLINDLQATASSLPFLQESDRAILQEGEADPQGTMAVLAAGTGLGEGFLVGSGAGYIPLASEGGHVDFAPRDEREMRLHAFLREKHGRVSVERVLSGPGLHDVYRFLREAEGMAEEPRIAAEVAGGGPQHAIVRHGLAGGAGACAEALRIFCSLYGAEAGNLALQYLATGGVYLGGGIAPAILPALRRGEFLAAFRDKGRMGNLLSRVPVVVILDPTAPLLGAASFAAAGGILARPLGSRP comes from the coding sequence GTGATCCTCGCGGGAGACGTCGGCGGGACGAAGACCAATCTCGCTCTCTACCGGCGGGAGGCGGGGGGACTTCTCCGCCACCGGACGGCCACCTACCGAAGCCGGGAGCACGCCGGTCTCGAGCCGATCCTGCGCGACTTCTTGAGCGGGGGGGACACCGTCGAGCGGGCGTGCATCGGGGTGGCCGGGCCCGTCGAGAGCGGCCGCTGCCGGCTGACGAATCTCGACTGGGAGGTCGACGAGGCGTCGCTGCGCCGGACTCTGGGGGTGCGCGAGGCGTACCTCATCAACGACCTGCAGGCGACCGCGTCCTCTCTTCCGTTCCTGCAGGAGTCGGACCGGGCGATACTCCAGGAGGGGGAGGCCGACCCGCAGGGGACCATGGCGGTCCTCGCAGCGGGAACGGGGTTGGGGGAGGGGTTTCTCGTCGGTTCCGGCGCCGGGTACATCCCGCTTGCCTCGGAGGGGGGGCACGTCGATTTCGCCCCGCGCGACGAGAGGGAGATGCGGCTCCACGCGTTTTTACGAGAGAAGCACGGCCGCGTGAGCGTGGAGCGCGTCCTGTCGGGTCCGGGGCTGCACGACGTCTACCGGTTTCTCCGCGAAGCGGAAGGTATGGCGGAAGAGCCGCGCATCGCGGCGGAGGTCGCCGGCGGGGGACCCCAGCACGCCATCGTCCGGCATGGGCTTGCCGGGGGGGCGGGGGCGTGCGCCGAGGCGCTGCGGATCTTCTGCTCCCTCTACGGGGCGGAGGCGGGGAACCTGGCCCTGCAATACCTTGCGACCGGGGGTGTGTACCTCGGCGGCGGGATCGCGCCGGCGATCCTTCCCGCGCTCCGGCGAGGGGAATTCCTGGCGGCTTTTCGCGACAAGGGGCGGATGGGGAACCTGCTCTCCCGCGTCCCGGTGGTGGTCATCCTCGACCCAACGGCCCCGCTGCTCGGTGCGGCTTCGTTCGCGGCGGCGGGCGGGATCCTCGCGCGCCCTCTCGGTTCCCGTCCCTGA
- the tal gene encoding transaldolase, with product MKTNPLVALGRAGQSPWLDYIHRGMIASGELARRVAEDGIKGVTSNPTIFEKAVATGHDYDDQIAALAKEGAPLLEAYKRIVTDDIRAAADVLRTVYDATKGDDGYVSLEVDPDLARDTKATIARARELFDAVGRPNVMIKIPGTKEGLPAVEESIAAGIPVNVTLIFSVRRYEEVAEAYIRGLERLLAGGGDPRKVASVASFFVSRVDTAVDPLLLSTVERWPGSPKAETALSLIGKLAVANARLAYGRFREIFSSPRWNALALLGARVQRPLWASTGTKNPKYSDVKYVVELIGPDTVNTMPPQTMDAFRDHGAVADVLSGAEAEAKAVLDDYALMETGIEEVCARLEEEGVKSFLDSYRKLLAAIERRLNAAPAG from the coding sequence ATGAAGACGAATCCGTTGGTTGCGCTGGGACGGGCAGGCCAGAGCCCGTGGCTCGACTATATCCACCGCGGCATGATCGCGTCGGGGGAGCTCGCCCGACGGGTCGCGGAGGACGGCATCAAGGGCGTCACCTCCAACCCGACGATCTTCGAGAAGGCGGTCGCGACGGGTCACGACTACGACGACCAGATCGCGGCGCTCGCGAAGGAGGGAGCGCCGCTCCTTGAGGCGTACAAGCGGATCGTGACGGACGACATCCGGGCTGCCGCGGACGTTCTGCGCACGGTGTACGACGCGACGAAGGGGGACGACGGGTACGTTTCCCTGGAGGTCGACCCGGACCTGGCGCGCGACACGAAGGCGACGATCGCCCGGGCGCGGGAGCTGTTCGACGCCGTCGGCCGGCCGAACGTGATGATCAAGATCCCCGGCACGAAGGAAGGGCTACCGGCGGTGGAGGAGTCGATCGCCGCGGGGATTCCGGTGAACGTCACGCTGATCTTCTCGGTGCGGCGGTACGAGGAGGTGGCGGAGGCGTACATCCGGGGCCTCGAGAGGCTTCTCGCCGGGGGCGGCGATCCGCGCAAGGTGGCGTCCGTCGCGTCGTTCTTCGTTTCCCGGGTCGACACCGCCGTGGACCCGCTCCTGCTGTCCACCGTCGAGCGGTGGCCCGGCTCGCCGAAGGCGGAGACCGCGCTGTCGCTGATCGGAAAGCTGGCGGTGGCCAACGCGCGGCTGGCGTACGGCCGGTTCCGGGAGATCTTCTCGTCTCCGCGGTGGAACGCGCTTGCTTTGCTTGGCGCGCGGGTGCAGCGGCCCCTGTGGGCGAGCACCGGGACGAAGAACCCGAAATACTCCGACGTGAAGTACGTCGTGGAGCTGATCGGGCCCGATACCGTCAACACCATGCCGCCGCAGACGATGGACGCCTTCCGGGACCACGGCGCCGTGGCCGACGTCCTGTCCGGCGCGGAAGCGGAGGCGAAGGCGGTCCTCGACGACTACGCGCTGATGGAAACCGGGATCGAGGAGGTTTGCGCCCGCCTGGAGGAGGAGGGGGTGAAGAGCTTCCTCGATTCGTACCGGAAACTCCTTGCCGCGATCGAGCGGCGGCTGAACGCCGCCCCGGCCGGGTGA
- a CDS encoding MgtC/SapB family protein translates to MGGEWLKILTHLLVATMAGGMIGLERSYHGRPAGFRTHTLVCLASSLLMLVTMYQAKWFTGATLDTVRIDPTRMAQGVMTGIGFLGAGVIVREGLTVRGLTTAASIWITAAIGILAGAGFYSAVLMGSVITIGILTVFRKVESRMPLQVYANNTIVFGRDNYLPETEVRELHEKNGFSVAKISYRLLEKGAQLEYRMTVRTMDSGNIEKLSKTLLGLTSVVEFNISMAGE, encoded by the coding sequence ATGGGTGGAGAATGGCTGAAGATTCTCACGCATCTGCTGGTTGCGACCATGGCCGGCGGGATGATCGGGCTGGAACGGAGTTATCATGGCCGCCCGGCCGGTTTCAGGACGCATACGTTGGTCTGTCTCGCATCGAGCCTGCTGATGCTCGTCACGATGTACCAGGCGAAGTGGTTCACCGGTGCGACGCTCGATACCGTTCGAATCGACCCGACGCGGATGGCGCAGGGGGTCATGACCGGGATCGGCTTTCTCGGCGCGGGCGTCATCGTGCGGGAAGGACTTACGGTGCGAGGGTTGACGACCGCGGCTTCCATCTGGATCACGGCCGCGATAGGAATTCTTGCCGGGGCAGGCTTCTACAGCGCCGTGCTCATGGGATCCGTCATCACCATCGGGATATTGACGGTTTTCCGGAAGGTGGAAAGCAGGATGCCTTTGCAGGTATATGCGAACAACACCATCGTCTTCGGTCGGGACAACTATCTGCCCGAGACGGAAGTCAGGGAATTGCATGAAAAAAACGGGTTTTCCGTCGCCAAGATCAGCTACAGGTTACTGGAAAAGGGTGCGCAGCTGGAATATCGCATGACCGTTCGTACCATGGATAGCGGCAATATCGAAAAGTTGTCGAAAACCCTCCTTGGTTTGACCTCGGTTGTCGAATTCAATATTTCCATGGCGGGGGAGTAA
- a CDS encoding TRAP transporter TatT component family protein gives MLVRRLATILAFERRCIRSSGVVPHMGIQEHGLGCPGYPGERIPSGSGARVRRTLPRRLSILILAACFLLACSPRSYVVSRMADAASSGGDVFARDDDPELVRDAVPFALKSMESLLDSSPDHKGLLTALCKGFTQYAAAFVREDAEESEDPAARRAGMERARRLFLRAKEYGMRGLSVGREGFPAALSGNPVGASERVGAEDVPLLYWTGAAWSLAVSTSSDDPSLLADLPRIEALMRRALALDDGYDAGAIHEFFVAFEGGRPEAMGGSIERARHHMERAMALSAGKKVSPLVTFAETVSVRTQDRKGFLDLLDRALAFDARSAAPEYRMGNLVSQRRAGWMKGRVDELFLE, from the coding sequence ATGCTGGTGCGGCGTCTCGCAACTATCCTGGCATTCGAGCGCCGCTGCATCCGCTCCAGCGGAGTTGTGCCCCACATGGGGATCCAGGAACATGGCCTCGGCTGTCCGGGGTACCCCGGGGAGCGTATTCCGTCCGGGAGTGGCGCGCGCGTTCGCCGTACACTCCCCCGTCGGCTTTCCATCCTGATCCTGGCGGCCTGTTTCCTCCTCGCCTGTTCCCCCAGGTCGTATGTCGTCTCCCGGATGGCCGACGCCGCCTCCTCCGGCGGGGACGTCTTCGCGAGGGACGACGACCCGGAACTGGTGCGCGACGCGGTTCCCTTCGCCCTCAAGTCGATGGAATCGCTCCTGGATTCGTCGCCGGACCACAAGGGGCTGCTCACCGCGCTCTGCAAGGGGTTCACCCAGTACGCCGCAGCCTTCGTCCGGGAGGACGCCGAGGAGTCGGAGGATCCCGCGGCACGACGGGCCGGGATGGAGCGCGCACGCCGGCTCTTCCTCCGGGCGAAGGAGTACGGGATGCGCGGCCTGTCGGTCGGCCGGGAGGGGTTTCCGGCCGCACTGTCGGGGAACCCGGTCGGGGCCTCGGAGCGGGTCGGGGCGGAGGACGTCCCCCTGCTGTACTGGACGGGCGCCGCCTGGAGCCTCGCCGTGTCGACGTCGTCGGACGATCCGTCGCTGCTGGCCGACCTCCCGCGGATCGAGGCGCTGATGCGAAGGGCGCTCGCGCTGGACGACGGGTACGACGCCGGCGCGATCCACGAATTTTTCGTCGCCTTCGAGGGGGGGCGTCCCGAGGCGATGGGTGGATCGATCGAGCGGGCGCGGCATCATATGGAGCGGGCGATGGCGCTGTCCGCGGGAAAGAAGGTCTCCCCGCTCGTCACCTTCGCCGAGACGGTGTCGGTCCGGACCCAGGACCGGAAGGGGTTCCTGGACCTCCTCGACCGCGCGCTCGCCTTCGACGCGCGGTCGGCGGCCCCGGAGTACCGGATGGGCAACCTCGTGTCCCAGCGCCGCGCGGGCTGGATGAAAGGGAGGGTGGATGAACTGTTCCTCGAGTAG
- the tkt gene encoding transketolase — MQSMEATVENNALALRAINAIRFLSADAVQKAKSGHPGTPMGLAPLSYLLWTKFLRHNPSNPDWPGRDRFVLSCGHASMLLYSLLHLTGYDVTLDDLRAFRQWGSRTPGHPEAGHTPGVEVTTGPLGQGLGNAVGMAMASRMLAQRFNRPGREIVSHRIVALCSDGDLMEGVASEAASLAGFQRLGNLVAFYDDNRITIEGSTDLAFREETAGRFRAYGWNVLNVADGNTDLAGLSAAIEVAFAERERPTLVIVRTSIGYGSPNKQDTAEAHGAPLGEAEVALAKEHLGWPATPAFLVPDDVLVHFREALARGEKAEKAWRMKFAAYAAAFPALALEWERRMWGDLPEGWAEGIPTFSPEAGAVATRSASKNILNAIAAKVPELAGGSADLAPSTETIMKDAGEFLPDAAPGGRNVHFGVREHGMGAILNGMARHGGVIPYGATFFIFTDYMRPSIRLAALMGCRVVYVLTHDSVGLGEDGPTHQPVEHLASLRAMPNLHVVRPADANETVAAWRAALERTQGPTAIVLTRQKIPVLPPSSVHRDDGVGRGAYVLSEAAGGRPDVLLLASGSEVHVALAAKTLLSAEGVAARVVSMPCWERFEEQEEGYRESVLPPSVPARVSVEAGSTFGWERYVGDRGASVGIDRFGASAPAERIFRELGITPEAVRDRAKSVLAAIRGGVRA, encoded by the coding sequence ATGCAATCAATGGAGGCCACCGTGGAGAACAACGCGCTCGCGCTGCGGGCGATCAACGCCATCCGGTTCCTGTCGGCCGACGCGGTCCAGAAGGCGAAGTCGGGGCACCCCGGCACGCCGATGGGCTTGGCGCCGCTGTCGTACCTGCTGTGGACGAAGTTCCTGCGGCACAACCCGTCGAACCCCGATTGGCCCGGACGCGACCGGTTCGTCCTCTCCTGCGGGCACGCCTCCATGCTCCTCTACTCCCTGCTCCACCTCACGGGGTACGACGTGACCCTCGACGACCTGCGGGCGTTCCGGCAGTGGGGGAGCAGGACCCCCGGGCACCCCGAGGCGGGGCACACCCCCGGCGTCGAGGTGACCACGGGCCCGTTGGGGCAGGGGCTGGGGAACGCCGTCGGGATGGCGATGGCCTCCCGGATGCTGGCGCAGCGGTTCAACCGCCCCGGGCGCGAGATCGTCTCCCATCGGATCGTGGCGCTGTGCTCCGACGGCGACCTGATGGAGGGGGTAGCCTCCGAGGCGGCGTCACTGGCCGGGTTCCAGCGGCTTGGGAACCTCGTCGCGTTCTACGACGACAACCGGATCACGATCGAAGGGTCCACGGACCTCGCGTTCCGGGAGGAGACGGCGGGCCGCTTCCGGGCGTACGGGTGGAACGTGCTGAACGTGGCGGACGGGAACACCGACCTGGCCGGGCTCTCCGCGGCGATCGAGGTGGCCTTCGCCGAGCGGGAGCGGCCGACACTGGTGATCGTGCGGACGAGCATCGGCTACGGAAGCCCCAACAAGCAGGACACGGCCGAGGCGCACGGGGCGCCGTTGGGCGAGGCCGAGGTCGCCCTCGCGAAGGAGCACCTGGGGTGGCCCGCCACCCCGGCCTTCCTCGTGCCCGACGACGTCCTCGTTCATTTCCGGGAGGCGCTGGCGCGCGGGGAGAAGGCGGAGAAGGCGTGGCGGATGAAATTCGCCGCGTACGCCGCCGCGTTCCCGGCGCTCGCCCTCGAATGGGAGCGGCGGATGTGGGGCGATCTCCCCGAGGGATGGGCGGAGGGGATCCCGACGTTTTCGCCGGAGGCCGGCGCGGTGGCCACCCGGAGCGCATCCAAGAACATATTGAACGCGATCGCGGCGAAGGTGCCGGAGCTGGCGGGCGGATCCGCCGACCTGGCCCCCTCCACCGAGACGATCATGAAGGACGCGGGGGAGTTCCTCCCCGACGCCGCTCCGGGGGGGAGGAACGTCCACTTCGGGGTGCGGGAGCACGGGATGGGGGCGATCCTCAACGGGATGGCGCGGCACGGCGGGGTGATCCCGTACGGCGCCACCTTCTTCATCTTCACGGACTACATGCGTCCTTCCATCCGCCTGGCGGCGCTGATGGGGTGCCGCGTCGTTTACGTGCTGACGCACGACTCCGTCGGCCTGGGGGAGGACGGCCCCACGCACCAGCCGGTGGAGCACCTGGCGTCGCTCCGGGCGATGCCCAATCTGCACGTCGTCCGGCCCGCGGACGCCAACGAGACGGTGGCGGCGTGGCGGGCGGCCCTCGAGCGGACGCAGGGGCCGACGGCGATCGTCCTCACGCGGCAGAAGATCCCCGTCCTGCCGCCGTCGAGCGTGCACCGCGACGACGGCGTCGGCCGCGGCGCCTACGTCCTATCGGAAGCCGCAGGGGGGCGGCCCGACGTGCTCCTCCTGGCGTCGGGTTCGGAGGTGCACGTGGCGCTCGCCGCGAAGACGCTCCTTTCTGCGGAGGGGGTCGCGGCCCGGGTGGTGAGCATGCCGTGCTGGGAACGGTTCGAGGAGCAGGAGGAGGGGTACCGGGAATCGGTGCTCCCGCCGTCGGTTCCCGCCCGCGTTTCCGTGGAGGCGGGGTCTACGTTCGGCTGGGAGCGGTACGTGGGAGATCGCGGCGCGTCGGTCGGGATCGACCGGTTCGGCGCCTCCGCGCCGGCCGAGCGGATCTTCCGTGAACTCGGGATCACGCCGGAGGCGGTACGCGATCGCGCGAAATCGGTCCTCGCCGCGATCCGGGGAGGAGTCCGGGCATGA